A stretch of the Arthrobacter stackebrandtii genome encodes the following:
- a CDS encoding citrate synthase, protein MTDSTSASLRYDGGELELPRIEAVEGNAGYDVSKLLKTTGAVTYDPGFVNTAATSSAITYIDGDKGILRYRGYPIEELAEHSSFLEVSYLLIYGNLPTPAELDAFDQRIRRHTMLHEDLKGFFGGFPRDAHPMPVLSSAVSALSTFYQDSLDPFDDEQVEMATIRLMAKMPVIAAYAYKKSIGQPMLYPDNSMNLVENYLRLSFGLPAEPYELDPVVVKALDLLLILHADHEQNCSTSTVRLVGSANANMFASVSAGINALFGPLHGGANEAVLNMLRQIQDSGEPVEKFVERVKNKEDGVKLMGFGHRVYKNYDPRAKIVKATAHEILEKLGGNDELLEIAMRLEEVALTDEYFISRKLYPNVDFYTGLIYKAMGFPEKMFTVLFAIGRLPGWIAQWREMMKDPETKIGRPRQLYTGEPERMYPSR, encoded by the coding sequence ATGACTGATTCCACGAGCGCATCGCTGCGCTACGACGGCGGAGAGCTTGAACTCCCGCGCATTGAAGCAGTAGAAGGCAACGCCGGGTATGACGTTTCCAAGCTCCTGAAGACCACCGGTGCGGTCACCTACGACCCCGGTTTCGTCAACACAGCTGCAACCTCTTCCGCCATCACCTACATCGACGGCGACAAGGGCATCCTGCGCTACCGCGGATACCCCATCGAAGAACTGGCCGAGCACTCCAGCTTCCTGGAAGTCTCCTACCTGCTCATTTACGGCAACCTGCCCACCCCGGCAGAACTGGACGCCTTCGACCAGCGCATCCGCCGCCACACCATGCTGCACGAAGACCTCAAGGGCTTCTTCGGCGGCTTCCCGCGCGACGCGCACCCCATGCCCGTGCTGTCCTCGGCCGTCTCGGCGCTGTCCACGTTCTACCAGGACTCCCTTGACCCGTTCGACGACGAGCAGGTTGAGATGGCCACCATCCGCCTCATGGCCAAGATGCCAGTCATCGCCGCCTACGCGTACAAGAAGTCCATCGGCCAGCCCATGCTGTACCCGGACAACTCCATGAACCTGGTGGAGAACTACCTGCGCCTGAGCTTCGGCCTGCCGGCCGAGCCCTACGAGCTGGATCCCGTAGTGGTCAAGGCCCTGGACCTGCTGCTCATCCTGCACGCAGACCACGAGCAGAACTGCTCCACCTCCACCGTCCGCCTGGTCGGTTCGGCAAACGCCAACATGTTTGCCTCGGTTTCCGCCGGCATCAACGCACTCTTCGGCCCGCTGCACGGCGGTGCCAACGAGGCAGTGCTGAACATGCTCCGCCAGATCCAGGACAGCGGCGAGCCCGTTGAAAAGTTCGTGGAGCGCGTGAAGAACAAGGAAGACGGCGTGAAGCTCATGGGCTTCGGGCACCGCGTCTACAAGAACTACGACCCCCGCGCCAAGATCGTCAAGGCCACGGCCCACGAAATCCTGGAAAAGCTCGGCGGCAACGACGAACTCCTCGAGATCGCCATGCGCCTGGAAGAAGTTGCGCTCACGGATGAGTACTTCATCTCCCGCAAGCTCTACCCGAACGTGGACTTCTACACCGGCCTGATCTACAAGGCCATGGGCTTCCCCGAGAAGATGTTCACGGTGCTCTTCGCCATTGGCCGCCTGCCGGGCTGGATTGCCCAGTGGCGCGAAATGATGAAGGACCCCGAGACCAAGATCGGCCGCCCCCGCCAGCTGTACACGGGTGAGCCTGAGCGCATGTACCCCTCGCGCTAA
- a CDS encoding PIG-L family deacetylase — MDFPALLPRADATILFVHAHPDDETIVTGAAMAACSAAGARVVLVTCTRGELGEVIPPELGHLEVGRALRLPHEASVHQAPVAPRTPVNDDAGHPLEREASPGAGLAAERERELAAALAALGVREHIWLGQGLTAPASGPVVFRDSGMQWGPDGRATAAATVLPGSFSRVPLGETAPLLAAAIRELRPDVVVTYASDGGYGHPDHVRAHQLTMAALAQAAAAPRSRGAAGDRESEAGAGEGWVVPAVYTIVSDRPERPLEEGAPRIAVAGDLAAKTAAMAAHRTQITVDGEHFALSDGVWRDISAVEEFMALDAASAAGSTLLTVEGTP; from the coding sequence ATGGACTTTCCCGCCCTGCTGCCCCGCGCAGACGCCACGATCCTTTTTGTGCACGCCCACCCAGACGATGAAACCATCGTCACCGGCGCCGCCATGGCTGCCTGCTCCGCCGCCGGTGCACGCGTGGTGCTGGTGACGTGCACGCGCGGCGAGCTGGGCGAGGTCATCCCGCCGGAGCTGGGCCACCTTGAAGTGGGGCGTGCGCTGCGCCTGCCCCACGAGGCTTCCGTTCACCAAGCACCGGTGGCGCCCCGGACGCCGGTGAATGACGACGCCGGACACCCCCTTGAGAGGGAGGCGTCGCCGGGAGCCGGGCTCGCTGCGGAACGCGAGCGGGAACTTGCCGCCGCGCTGGCGGCCCTCGGCGTGCGAGAACACATCTGGCTGGGGCAGGGGCTGACCGCGCCGGCTTCCGGACCCGTGGTGTTCCGCGACTCCGGCATGCAATGGGGCCCGGACGGCCGGGCCACGGCGGCCGCCACGGTTTTGCCGGGATCATTCTCGCGGGTGCCGCTGGGCGAGACGGCGCCGCTGCTTGCCGCCGCCATCCGCGAACTGAGGCCCGACGTGGTGGTGACGTATGCCTCCGACGGCGGATACGGCCACCCCGACCACGTCCGGGCCCACCAACTCACCATGGCAGCACTGGCGCAGGCGGCCGCTGCGCCACGATCCCGTGGTGCGGCCGGGGACCGCGAAAGCGAGGCCGGTGCAGGAGAGGGCTGGGTGGTTCCCGCCGTATACACAATTGTCAGCGACCGGCCCGAGCGGCCGCTGGAAGAGGGTGCCCCGCGCATCGCCGTGGCCGGGGATCTGGCGGCCAAGACCGCTGCCATGGCCGCACACCGCACCCAGATCACCGTTGACGGGGAGCATTTCGCGCTCTCGGACGGCGTGTGGCGGGACATCAGTGCAGTGGAGGAGTTCATGGCACTGGATGCCGCGTCAGCCGCCGGTTCCACACTGCTCACCGTGGAAGGGACCCCGTGA
- the fdxA gene encoding ferredoxin has protein sequence MTYVIAQPCVDVKDKACVEECPVDCIYEGERSLYIHPDECVDCGACEPVCPVEAIYYEDDTPDEWAEYYKANVEFFDVLGSPGGAAKIGNTHTDHPLIAALPPQNQD, from the coding sequence GTGACGTACGTAATTGCGCAGCCGTGCGTGGATGTCAAGGACAAGGCATGTGTTGAGGAGTGCCCTGTTGACTGTATCTACGAGGGTGAACGCTCGCTCTACATCCACCCTGACGAGTGTGTTGACTGTGGCGCCTGTGAACCGGTGTGCCCGGTCGAGGCCATCTACTACGAGGACGACACCCCGGACGAGTGGGCGGAATACTACAAGGCCAACGTCGAGTTCTTTGACGTGCTGGGCTCCCCGGGCGGTGCCGCCAAGATTGGCAACACGCACACCGACCACCCGCTGATCGCAGCACTTCCGCCGCAAAACCAGGACTGA
- a CDS encoding TetR/AcrR family transcriptional regulator, with the protein MPKIVNADDRRELVADAVFQVIAERGLTQASLRNVAAQAALALGSVRHYFENQAELMEFAFRVNSERIHLRALDVLETLEQDGLAATRNGLLDQCAGVLEELLPLDDERRADAVVHMEFMLDARTNTELLDAAQDDYRATGAIVGRVLLALMESPLAVPNLVPVDEAERLIALLDGLSLRMVLQPAWAAPEQGQATLRRHLAALLTP; encoded by the coding sequence GTGCCCAAAATTGTAAACGCCGATGACCGCCGAGAGCTCGTTGCGGATGCCGTATTTCAAGTCATTGCAGAGCGTGGTCTGACACAAGCATCGCTACGTAACGTGGCCGCGCAGGCGGCCTTGGCGCTGGGGTCGGTGAGGCACTATTTTGAGAACCAGGCGGAGCTCATGGAGTTCGCCTTCCGCGTCAATTCCGAGCGGATCCACCTTCGGGCACTCGACGTCCTGGAAACCCTGGAACAGGACGGCCTGGCAGCCACCCGCAACGGCCTGCTGGACCAATGCGCCGGTGTCCTCGAAGAACTGCTGCCGTTGGACGACGAACGGCGTGCCGACGCCGTGGTCCACATGGAGTTCATGCTCGACGCACGGACCAACACGGAACTGCTCGATGCAGCCCAGGACGACTACCGGGCAACGGGCGCCATCGTTGGCCGCGTGCTGCTGGCACTGATGGAAAGCCCCCTCGCCGTCCCCAACCTGGTTCCCGTGGATGAAGCCGAACGGCTGATCGCACTGCTCGACGGGCTGAGCCTGCGCATGGTGCTCCAGCCCGCGTGGGCGGCACCGGAACAAGGGCAGGCCACCCTTCGCCGCCACCTGGCCGCACTCCTCACCCCCTAG
- the dapC gene encoding succinyldiaminopimelate transaminase, with protein sequence MTLAPANGKPFGLQLPDYPWDALAPYLKTASEHPDGVVNLSIGTPVDPTPALIKDALVAAADAPGYPTTHGTLALRQAVVDWFARRRNVPGLSPEDVMPTVGSKELVAWLPLLLGLGPGDVVVRPTVAYPTYDMGAVFAGATSVAADSLDELDAGTLARVRLVWVNSPGNPTGIVRSVAELRGLVEAARKLGAVVASDECYGELGWGEWDAQRGGEPVPSILDPRVSGGSNEGLLAVYSLSKQSNLAGYRAAFVAGDSAIVANLVNSRKHAGMIVPAPVQEAMRVALGDDAHVQAQKDLYRKRREQLVGALEAFGLTIHHSEAGLYLWCTAGEDTWTTIGRLAGLGIVAGPGTFYGEAGNGFVRVALTGSDERIAAAASRLNANS encoded by the coding sequence ATGACTTTGGCCCCTGCCAACGGCAAACCCTTTGGCCTGCAGCTGCCCGACTACCCGTGGGATGCGCTGGCGCCGTACCTGAAGACCGCCTCGGAGCATCCGGACGGCGTGGTAAACCTGTCCATTGGCACGCCCGTGGACCCCACCCCGGCCCTGATCAAGGACGCCCTCGTCGCGGCGGCGGACGCCCCCGGATACCCCACCACCCACGGCACCTTGGCGCTGCGCCAGGCCGTGGTGGACTGGTTCGCCCGGCGCCGCAACGTGCCCGGGCTGTCGCCTGAGGATGTCATGCCCACGGTGGGTTCCAAGGAACTGGTGGCCTGGCTGCCGCTGCTGCTGGGCCTGGGCCCGGGGGATGTTGTGGTGCGGCCCACCGTCGCCTACCCCACCTACGACATGGGCGCCGTGTTTGCCGGCGCAACCTCGGTGGCGGCTGATTCCCTTGACGAACTCGACGCCGGGACGCTCGCCCGGGTGCGCCTGGTGTGGGTCAACTCGCCGGGCAACCCCACCGGCATAGTCCGTTCCGTGGCGGAACTGCGCGGGCTGGTCGAAGCGGCCCGCAAGCTGGGCGCCGTCGTGGCTTCCGATGAGTGCTACGGCGAGCTGGGCTGGGGAGAATGGGATGCCCAACGCGGCGGCGAACCCGTCCCGAGCATCCTGGACCCGAGGGTGTCAGGCGGCTCCAATGAGGGGCTGCTGGCCGTCTATTCCTTGAGCAAGCAGTCCAACCTGGCCGGCTACCGGGCGGCGTTTGTGGCGGGGGATTCCGCCATCGTGGCCAACCTGGTCAACAGCCGCAAGCATGCCGGCATGATCGTCCCGGCGCCCGTCCAGGAAGCCATGCGCGTTGCGCTGGGCGACGATGCGCACGTGCAGGCACAAAAGGACCTGTACCGGAAGCGCCGGGAGCAGCTGGTGGGTGCCCTGGAAGCTTTTGGGCTGACCATCCACCACTCCGAGGCCGGGCTGTACCTGTGGTGCACGGCGGGCGAGGACACCTGGACCACCATCGGCAGGCTCGCAGGGCTGGGCATTGTGGCAGGTCCCGGCACTTTTTACGGTGAGGCCGGCAACGGATTCGTTCGTGTCGCCCTGACGGGGAGTGACGAACGGATCGCCGCAGCAGCGTCGCGGCTGAACGCAAATTCATAA
- a CDS encoding dipeptide ABC transporter ATP-binding protein has product MSTHAKGQAAAAVRGEETPLLEIRDLAITFQTANGPVEAVRNAHLTVMPGETVAIVGESGSGKSTTALAAIGLLPSNGGVSGGQIIFDGEDITNASEKRIVELRGNSIGMVPQDPMSNLNPVWKIGFQVKETLKANGLAGANSKDRVAEVLTEAGLPDAATRAKQYPHEFSGGMRQRALIAIGLACRPRLLIADEPTSALDVTVQRQILDHLDSMTTELGTAVLLITHDLGLAAERAEKLVVMYKGQVVESGPALEILRNPQHPYTQRLVNSAPSLASRRLQSQKAKDALAAAAAELGSPVDPEPTAEAGHTPSATHATPAAPKPAEAKATLAKGAQAGETILEIKNLTKVFKLRGALGKSSDFKAVDDVSFSVPRGTTMAIVGESGSGKSTVAQMALSLLAPTEGSILFDGVEVNTLKGKALFDFRRRVQPIFQDPYGSLDPMFNIFRTIEEPLKIHKIGNAKSREKKVRELLDQVSMPATTMHRYPNELSGGQRQRIAIARALALNPDVIICDEAVSALDVLVQAQVLNLLNQLQEDLGLTYLFITHDLAVVRQIADHVTVMQKGRVVEAASTDEVFSNPKQVYTQDLLNAIPGATLLV; this is encoded by the coding sequence ATGTCCACTCATGCAAAAGGACAGGCAGCCGCTGCCGTGCGCGGCGAGGAAACGCCGCTGCTGGAAATCCGCGACCTCGCCATCACCTTCCAAACCGCCAACGGCCCCGTCGAGGCGGTGCGCAACGCACACCTGACGGTCATGCCCGGCGAGACCGTGGCCATTGTGGGGGAGTCCGGTTCCGGAAAGTCCACCACGGCCCTGGCCGCGATCGGCCTGCTTCCCAGCAACGGAGGTGTCAGCGGCGGCCAAATCATTTTTGACGGCGAGGACATCACCAACGCCAGCGAAAAGCGGATCGTCGAGCTGCGTGGAAACTCCATCGGCATGGTGCCCCAGGACCCCATGTCCAACCTCAACCCGGTCTGGAAGATCGGCTTCCAGGTGAAGGAGACGCTCAAGGCCAACGGCCTTGCCGGCGCCAACTCCAAGGACCGCGTGGCGGAGGTGTTGACCGAGGCCGGCCTGCCGGATGCGGCAACCCGCGCCAAGCAGTACCCGCACGAGTTCTCCGGCGGCATGCGTCAGCGCGCCCTGATCGCGATCGGCCTGGCCTGCCGGCCGCGCCTGCTCATCGCGGACGAGCCCACCTCGGCCCTGGACGTCACAGTCCAGCGCCAGATCCTGGACCACCTGGACAGCATGACCACCGAGCTCGGCACCGCCGTGCTGCTGATCACGCACGACCTCGGCCTGGCCGCGGAGCGCGCCGAAAAGCTGGTCGTCATGTACAAGGGACAGGTCGTGGAGTCGGGGCCTGCACTGGAGATCCTGCGCAACCCGCAGCACCCCTACACGCAGCGCCTGGTCAACTCGGCCCCGTCGCTGGCCTCCCGCCGCCTGCAGTCGCAGAAGGCGAAGGATGCGCTGGCAGCCGCCGCAGCGGAGCTGGGCAGCCCCGTGGACCCGGAGCCGACCGCGGAAGCCGGGCACACGCCGTCGGCCACTCACGCAACACCGGCAGCCCCGAAGCCGGCCGAGGCCAAGGCCACGCTGGCCAAGGGTGCCCAGGCGGGTGAGACCATCCTGGAGATCAAAAACCTCACCAAGGTGTTCAAGCTGCGCGGCGCCCTCGGCAAGTCCTCGGACTTCAAGGCGGTGGACGATGTCTCGTTCTCCGTGCCGCGCGGCACCACCATGGCGATCGTGGGCGAGTCGGGTTCCGGCAAGTCCACCGTGGCGCAGATGGCCCTGAGCCTGCTGGCTCCCACGGAGGGAAGCATCCTGTTCGACGGGGTGGAGGTGAACACGCTGAAGGGGAAGGCGCTCTTTGACTTCCGCCGCCGCGTGCAGCCCATCTTCCAGGACCCGTACGGCTCGCTGGACCCGATGTTCAACATCTTCCGGACCATCGAGGAGCCGCTGAAGATCCACAAGATCGGCAATGCGAAGTCCCGGGAGAAGAAGGTCCGCGAGCTGTTGGACCAGGTCTCCATGCCTGCCACCACCATGCACCGCTACCCGAACGAGCTCTCCGGCGGCCAGCGCCAGCGCATCGCGATCGCGCGTGCCCTGGCACTGAACCCGGACGTCATCATCTGTGATGAAGCCGTGTCGGCGCTGGACGTGCTGGTGCAGGCGCAGGTGCTGAACCTGCTCAACCAGCTGCAGGAGGACCTTGGCCTGACGTACTTGTTCATCACGCACGACCTCGCCGTGGTCCGCCAGATCGCCGACCACGTCACCGTCATGCAGAAGGGCCGCGTCGTGGAGGCCGCCTCCACGGATGAGGTCTTCAGCAACCCGAAGCAGGTCTACACCCAGGACCTGCTCAACGCGATTCCGGGAGCCACGCTGCTGGTTTAG